A part of Fundulus heteroclitus isolate FHET01 chromosome 23, MU-UCD_Fhet_4.1, whole genome shotgun sequence genomic DNA contains:
- the si:ch73-43g23.1 gene encoding serine/arginine repetitive matrix protein 2 isoform X1: protein MDSWTLQRDSYSLLRGAPSTFSLCHREGTPNHVELFDIINIPTQRSVISETTCLCDIFGDDGESASLSSSPAVVPFAPSQTEVEGRAAASPQVDDLNDSSGSYHTAPGSSEGEESFDNSRERYYSPVWQKESPDGRQAGEAGLNSEHPQVAGDSISSFEQRNTTPALLYERSPPSPVTRSSQGLNSSGTTPSPGYNSPSTFKPDGSLSSLSSSPAEKRLSSLSPDIQEADTKIEPRTITPSFKDRQSSPSIQSLSPSLPQDLFEPGDSHLNRGSSLSPGIYCSHDFTDIKSTTAFSSSIPHSVDSESPSEGRLVSPELRNSSPSPTARALSPSSELRGRVSVPDLFSRGSTPDIKDSADSTELISDLSIARRDTSTTPQSQDTGLSTGPGSSVSTPGPRYTPPSPVISAATSPELVEDTVSAGIRNSRTSPRLLSPAFPTNAESRSPPLTPSPTVQNNLTLSEIRSQASSLGDSNSLSPLPGVQQSSSPLEERYTSLSPEIRIVSSSPELSRKEQRSQATPSPGLQQCGSSLEERHTAPSPEIEIVAPSPDLLSRGQPSQVIAVSESPLLEPHFGSASPRSFTSSPHITGVSYSVVQPEETASPTLPELSDISSQEPNEFLAYSEFDKESVDTSVAESTGSQRNSPHLSDFRSSASPARPINQTSSPRPNYLPSPEPRHQIPSPVFQSPLSQHQHPSPEAPFLEPRYQQSPAAPSPELNPERTEPVPLGGTSDIQTDTNTAAITETPSAHLAKEAVSPSFQSERREETDAAESKSSSSVVDICSPTSASSDKKTHDSQAQLIAEREGTKQEEYSQETSRVANSTQEKHNTQTPFSGEEELKAPHRDITSHRAPSEEPVQTQESLHPLVPSHALNCDSDIDPQSWTSRPQNLRRQLSPKVIQDNRERLAGDMSRHVNRRRTPSPPLTRFTPVHIIAPQKPHRKWQNRSNSPSQASASSLSGNSKEAITNRESPNVDPVDNNSQAHWGRIGKQLEMDREMPLEQERDVGMGRQMDREVDSERKREEPAPERGEGWQGVESYRGEQVELSFNARNRKGPVSRSAAPTTRETRQGLPTAHSYPESLRATRQLQEQQSLLKLAPLPDASGFSGSRRLKPPTSREKRSAPRRAATSRPCQSSSSSMGSELDEADHEVKWLTDVAFRSLSSPEVDYLEMYNSSHCSSTNISQPSTHDSPAGVNAAWLSYADFRGSAPKLDLAELSSHQPFSHSLDALDPSRRYELGSFECIDVALEREDCRKARRGVPKRQIQLKRRSNTEGRQDESSENSSPGLPVMAESPSQEAHPRGPFVRQHSTPAAMQETPLSESSYELSRQKERQAKFQKSASMDETCSKTKIASCLIKSVLSKKMQDVDRQPDEQAREEVSPATESAPSEESPKVDSSNLSSSLPSDHGLSFEGLSLSGEPGAKDQAPQPKDHRVKSSYRPSSSSSSRSVTFSQSDNEEAASQTRSAKLSASEMKSEFNKPSESTRGGLQRWKTHDRVVGESEKAPAWDTGPPTARAASNVPARVTNPDQECENKQQSRQLLQADEDAYTSKTQEIKLKAVEKKKASLNVCLTPEAETKSFPPDASAGEKEQETEAEAKDKMQDEGHEDNRAKAPIHKVRDVRRLIKNTYNLSFKAVSPVDPSDVKKDNCNNETREEVYELEARNVLQEASKEERREERLEEFSVARTRESQEEANDSKTPPLLHSPQNKANPPSGPQPMQIECKAVCWKDDRRKTSSIKKDLGDKPQASSVSSTGAKAIASPPERPMGEKRIQKLDEPDMSSLAEKKQIVTEIPKVSETEDRPTLARTEPTKAMLGSLPRLPSKEREVSTAVVLIRERSNKSTRPASLTCEETSAQIKAPVSLSPGPSASGGGGGHSVSMLLKEKGYQADIGAVVGDSQNVGGGKEAPCKHVNSLEIPLQTIPPSERGFPESQRGRTFSSSSTTSGHSAGTESVDVHQKPVEEEGVSIKPPKKDSEMKRMDTQDQTPLSAKQKDTLGDFEAVKRLDPTFPPRSPAIRRFKPPPGETRSPSKDTEKKDTLTSSLGNHRPQMIEVKSIAKNAQKPAVPPKPNCKFKPGDLGNVENEAQRTSAASSTGRQRSEERPQTIVVSSPTVYRKISSEAVSASNYSRKLSVSAVSSLKPPPHRTTAATASSVSNASKASSDTEAAANRGQRQQPSASPQSSENAQKPGSLTRTFDLGEASQPLSEPNPNQNIEPTQSSTDPDGRLQCSEATCAHEQTRPVPPNAVKQPPADSTTQRYTYQPYSRAGSSEYAQRMDEQHCYASDDPPSYDERESFSPLLLPNLTSVRSNQYQAASRPPPCSCTAGYPSPCGPTPPHNLTPPGQPHSPGHALPYQVAPPPLHPHHCRAEPQLGYQPRSPKSSPLGPNPPPSMYQSLHHSAACASHPSLMPACPAERSLPPQQHIGPRRPPVHRSPHQQPPSLIGAPYSDPGHSHSPGIPPMDPQYLCGPQSMGPSYGSEYGGDSSSVYSESSYGQPPRRVLLDPETGKYFYIEVPVQPLRKMLFDPETGQYVEVLIPQQAMSHSGLYPPAAAPYPPLHNPNMYAPAPQYMPCAAPPPLAHPQAQPQPPQYPEATAAPPMHPGGPGVNYRNPSGQGSKPEPKNPPPLDQRYLENMYYVSSMINASPNTTPPDYYHRHLSNLPPTGGKRS, encoded by the coding sequence ATGGACAGTTGGACTCTCCAGAGGGACAGCTACTCTCTCCTGCGTGGCGCGCCCAGCACATTTTCCCTGTGTCATCGTGAGGGTACCCCTAACCACGTTGAACTCTTTGACATCATCAACATCCCCACCCAACGCAGCGTCATCTCCGAGACCACCTGCCTGTGTGACATTTTTGGGGACGACGGCGAGTCGGCGTCCCTGTCCAGCAGCCCCGCTGTGGTTCCCTTTGCCCCCTCCCAGACAGAGGTGGAGGGCAGAGCTGCTGCATCGCCTCAGGTGGACGATCTGAACGATTCTTCCGGCAGCTACCACACAGCGCCCGGGTCGAGCGAGGGAGAGGAGAGTTTTGATAATTCAAGAGAAAGGTATTACAGCCCCGTTTGGCAAAAAGAGTCTCCAGATGGGAGGCAAGCAGGTGAAGCAGGACTAAACTCGGAACATCCACAAGTGGCGGGGGATAGCATTTCAAGTTTTGAACAAAGAAACACAACCCCAGCCCTTCTGTATGAAAGAAGTCCCCCCTCACCAGTCACCCGATCATCTCAAGGCCTTAACAGCAGTGGGACGACACCTTCCCCTGGATATAACAGCCCCAGTACCTTCAAACCAGACGGAAGCTTGTCATCGTTGTCCTCTTCCCCAGCTGAGAAAAGGCTTTCATCTCTATCACCTGACATTCAGGAAGCAGACACAAAAATTGAACCAAGGACAATAACTCCTTCATTTAAAGACAGACAGAGCAGTCCCTCAATTCAGTCTTTAAGTCCATCGCTCCCACAAGACTTATTTGAGCCGGGGGACAGTCATTTAAACCGAGGCAGCAGTTTGTCTCCTGGAATATACTGCTCTCATGATTTTACAGACATTAAATCCACAACTGCCTTTTCATCTTCCATACCCCATAGTGTAGATTCAGAATCTCCCTCAGAGGGGCGGCTAGTCTCCCCAGAGCTCAGAAATAGTTCTCCTTCCCCCACCGCTCGAGCATTATCCCCTTCCTCTGAGCTAAGAGGGAGGGTTTCTGTACCTGATCTCTTTAGCAGGGGGTCTACACCTGATATAAAAGATTCTGCAGACTCCACTGAACTTATTTCAGATCTTTCTATTGCTAGACGAGACACTTCAACCACTCCTCAGAGCCAGGACACAGGGTTATCAACTGGACCAGGCAGCTCTGTTTCCACGCCAGGCCCTCGGTATACGCCCCCTTCTCCAGTCATTTCTGCAGCCACGTCTCCTGAGCTTGTCGAGGATACAGTTTCAGCTGGAATAAGGAACTCAAGAACCTCTCCTCGCTTGCTTAGTCCTGCCTTTCCAACCAACGCAGAGTCGAGAAGTCCGCCGCTTACTCCCTCACCTACAGTACAAAACAATCTAACGCTTTCTGAGATCAGGAGTCAGGCTTCTTCACTTGGGGATAGTAATAGTTTATCTCCATTACCTGGGGTGCAGCAGAGCAGCTCACCTCTGGAGGAGAGATACACGTCCCTGTCACCTGAAATAAGGATTGTGTCCTCCTCTCCAGAGCTCAGTAGGAAAGAGCAACGCTCTCAAGCAACTCCATCGCCTGGACTGCAGCAGTGCGGCTCATCTTTGGAGGAAAGACACACCGCTCCATCCCCTGAGATAGAAATTGTTGCGCCTTCTCCGGACCTCCTTAGTAGAGGGCAGCCCTCTCAAGTGATAGCAGTTTCAGAGTCTCCTCTCCTGGAGCCACACTTTGGCTCTGCCTCACCAAGAAGCTTCACTTCCTCTCCTCATATTACAGGAGTCTCCTATTCTGTTGTTCAGCCCGAGGAAACGGCCAGTCCCACATTACCTGAACTTTCTGACATCTCCTCCCAAGAGCCAAACGAGTTTCTTGCATATTCTGAATTTGACAAAGAGAGTGTAGACACCAGCGTCGCAGAGTCGACTGGTAGCCAAAGAAACTCGCCCCATTTATCAGACTTCCGAAGTTCTGCCTCACCAGCTCGGCCCATAAACCAAACATCCTCTCCTCGGCCAAACTATCTACCTTCACCTGAACCAAGACACCAAATTCCTTCACCAGTGTTTCAAAGCCCTCTGTCTCAGCATCAGCATCCATCACCTGAAGCTCCATTTCTAGAGCCGAGATACCAGCAATCACCAGCAGCTCCTTCTCCAGAATTGAACCCTGAGCGTACTGAACCCGTTCCTCTGGGAGGCACGTCTGACATTCAGACAGATACCAATACTGCAGCGATCACAGAAACACCATCAGCACATCTGGCAAAGGAAGCTGTGTCGCCGTCATTTCAAtcagagaggagggaggaaaCAGACGCTGCCGAATCAAAAAGCAGCTCATCAGTGGTGGACATTTGCTCGCCGACATCTGCCTCgtcagataaaaaaacacacgACTCACAGGCACAACTCATCGCAGAAAGGGAAGGAACAAAGCAGGAAGAATACAGTCAAGAAACATCACGTGTGGCCAACTCCActcaagaaaaacacaacactcAAACCCCTTTTTCTGGGGAAGAAGAACTGAAGGCTCCTCATCGTGATATAACAAGCCACAGAGCTCCATCTGAGGAACCTGTGCAAACACAGGAAAGCCTCCATCCTCTGGTCCCCTCCCACGCCCTGAATTGTGACAGCGATATTGATCCACAGAGTTGGACTAGCAGACCTCAAAACCTAAGAAGACAGCTGTCACCCAAAGTTATACAAGACAACAGAGAGAGGCTGGCAGGGGACATGTCCCGTCATGTAAACAGGCGGCGCACTCCTTCCCCACCTCTCACCAGGTTTACGCCTGTGCACATCATAGCCCCTCAGAAACCACACAGAAAGTGGCAGAACAGAAGCAATAGCCCTTCTCAGGCTTCAGCATCCTCTCTGAGTGGTAATTCAAAGGAAGCAATTACAAATAGGGAAAGCCCCAATGTTGACCCTGTCGACAATAATAGCCAGGCCCATTGGGGCAGGATTGGAAAGCAACTGGAGATGGACAGGGAAATGCCGCTGGAGCAGGAGAGGGATGTAGGTATGGGGAGGCAAATGGATAGGGAGGTAGACAGCgagagaaagagggaggagCCGGCTCCTGAAAGAGGGGAGGGGTGGCAGGGAGTGGAGAGTTACAGAGGGGAACAGGTTGAGCTGTCATTCAATGCCAGGAATAGAAAAGGACCTGTTAGTCGCAGTGCAGCTCCCACAACCAGAGAGACCCGCCAGGGACTGCCAACAGCACATTCTTATCCAGAGAGTCTCCGTGCGACCAGACAGCTACAGGAACAACAGAGTCTGCTTAAACTTGCACCCCTGCCAGACGCCAGTGGTTTCAGCGGCAGCAGAAGACTCAAACCTCCCACGTCCCGGGAAAAGAGAAGCGCGCCTCGACGCGCGGCCACCAGCAGGCCGTGTCAGAGCTCCAGCTCCAGTATGGGGAGCGAACTTGATGAAGCAGACCACGAGGTGAAGTGGCTCACAGATGTGGCTTTCCGCAGCCTGTCAAGCCCCGAAGTAGATTACCTTGAAATGTACAACTCCAGCCACTGTTCGTCTACAAACATTTCTCAGCCATCTACCCATGACAGCCCAGCTGGGGTCAATGCGGCCTGGCTGTCCTACGCTGACTTCAGAGGTTCAGCGCCAAAGCTCGACCTGGCTGAACTCTCCTCCCACCAGCCGTTTTCTCACAGTTTAGATGCCCTGGATCCGTCCAGGAGATATGAGTTAGGGAGCTTTGAATGCATAGACGTAGCTCTGGAAAGAGAGGACTGCAGGAAGGCGAGAAGAGGAGTGCCAAAAAGACAGATCCAGCTGAAGAGACGGAGTAACACAGAAGGGAGGCAGGATGAGAGCAGTGAAAATAGCAGCCCTGGGTTACCAGTGATGGCGGAAAGCCCCTCTCAAGAGGCTCATCCAAGAGGCCCCTTTGTGAGACAACACAGTACGCCAGCAGCAATGCAAGAAACTCCCCTTTCTGAGAGCAGCTATGAGCTCTCACGGCAAAAAGAAAGACAGGCCAAATTCCAGAAATCTGCCTCTATGGATGAAACGTGCTCTAAAACCAAGATCGCTTCATGCCTCATCAAGAGCGTGTTGTCAAAGAAGATGCAAGACGTTGACAGGCAGCCTGATGAGCAAGCAAGAGAGGAAGTGAGCCCAGCAACAGAGAGCGCTCCGTCTGAAGAGTCACCAAAGGTTGACTCCAGTAATCTCAGTTCCAGTCTTCCGTCAGATCACGGCCTCTCCTTTGAGGGACTTTCGTTGAGCGGAGAACCCGGCGCCAAGGATCAAGCCCCACAGCCGAAGGACCACAGAGTAAAGTCCAGCTATAGGCCGAGttcatccagcagcagcagaagtgtCACCTTTTCCCAGAGTGACAACGAAGAAGCTGCTTCCCAAACTAGAAGTGCCAAACTATCAGCTTCAGAGATGAAATCTGAATTCAATAAACCTTCTGAAAGCACACGAGGTGGTTTGCAGCGCTGGAAAACACACGACAGGGTGGTGGGTGAATCAGAAAAAGCTCCTGCATGGGACACAGGACCTCCCACGGCACGTGCTGCCAGCAACGTGCCGGCAAGAGTGACAAACCCAGACCAAGAAtgtgaaaacaaacagcaaagtagACAGCTGCTGCAGGCAGACGAAGATGCCTATACATCTAAAACACAGGAGATCAAACTCAAAGCAGTGGAAAAGAAGAAGGCCTCACTTAATGTCTGTCTCACACCGGAGGCAGAAACCAAATCCTTTCCGCCAGATGCGTCTGCCGGCGAGAAGGAACAAGAGACAGAGGCTGAAGCAAAAGACAAAATGCAGGATGAAGGGCACGAGGACAACAGAGCTAAGGCTCCAATTCACAAGGTTAGAGATGTAAGGCGGCtcataaaaaatacatacaacCTGTCCTTCAAGGCAGTTAGCCCTGTTGACCCATCAGACGTCAAAAAAGACAATTGCAATAACGAAACGAGGGAGGAGGTGTACGAATTGGAGGCAAGGAACGTATTGCAGGAGGCAAGCaaagaagagaggagagaggaaagaTTAGAAGAGTTCAGTGTGGCGAGAACACGTGAATCACAAGAGGAGGCAAACGATTCAAAGACTCCCCCTTTACTTCATTCACCTCAGAACAAAGCAAACCCTCCATCTGGTCCACAGCCGATGCAAATCGAATGCAAGGCGGTCTGCTGGAAAGATGACAGACGTAAAACATCAAGCATCAAGAAAGACTTGGGTGATAAACCCCAGGCCTCTTCAGTGTCTTCCACAGGTGCAAAGGCAATAGCAAGCCCACCGGAACGCCCCATGGGAGAAAAGAGAATCCAAAAGCTCGATGAACCTGATATGAGCAGCTTAGCAGAGAAAAAACAGATAGTGACAGAAATACCCAAAGTGTCAGAGACTGAGGACAGGCCCACGCTGGCTAGGACAGAGCCAACAAAAGCCATGCTCGGAAGCCTCCCTAGACTGCCAAGTAAGGAGAGAGAGGTGTCCACCGCTGTCGTTTTGATAAGAGAGAGGTCAAATAAATCCACCAGGCCTGCGTCTTTAACGTGTGAGGAAACCTCTGCCCAGATCAAAGCTCCCGTTTCTCTCTCCCCAGGGCCCTCTGCttctggtggtggtggaggccaCTCGGTTTCAATGCTTTTAAAGGAGAAAGGTTATCAAGCTGACATTGGAGCAGTGGTGGGTGACAGTCAGAATGTCGGTGGAGGTAAAGAGGCTCCTTGCAAGCATGTGAACTCTCTGGAGATCCCTCTTCAAACCATCCCTCCGTCGGAACGAGGTTTTCCCGAGTCTCAAAGGGGGAGAACGTTCTCCTCCTCATCCACCACCTCTGGCCACTCTGCAGGGACTGAAAGCGTAGACGTCCACCAAAAGCCCGTAGAGGAGGAGGGAGTCAGCATCAAGCCTCCAAAGAAAGATTCTGAAATGAAAAGAATGGACACGCAGGATCAAACCCCATTATCCGCCAAACAAAAAGACACCTTGGGAGATTTTGAAGCAGTCAAAAGACTAGATCCTACCTTCCCCCCCAGGTCCCCAGCTATAAGGAGATTCAAACCACCGCCAGGGGAGACCAGGTCGCCATCAAAAGACACAGAGAAAAAAGATACCCTGACATCATCTTTGGGAAACCACAGACCTCAAATGATCGAAGTGAAATCCATAGCTAAAAACGCTCAAAAACCAGCAGTGCCTCCGAAACCAAACTGCAAATTCAAGCCCGGGGATTTAGGAAACGTGGAAAACGAAGCGCAAAGAACATCGGCGGCCTCGTCCACTGGGAGACAGCGAAGTGAAGAGAGGCCTCAAACGATTGTGGTGAGTTCGCCCACCGTTTACAGGAAGATTTCCAGCGAGGCCGTCTCAGCGTCCAACTATTCGAGAAAGCTGTCCGTGTCTGCCGTGTCGAGCCTCAAACCTCCACCTCACAGGACGACGGCAGCCACTGCCTCCAGCGTCTCCAACGCGTCAAAAGCGTCTTCGGACACAGAGGCTGCTGCGAACAGAGGTCAGCGCCAGCAACCCTCTGCTTCCCCTCAGAGCTCCGAGAATGCACAGAAACCTGGATCCCTAACTAGAACCTTCGATTTAGGGGAAGCCTCACAACCTCTTTCAGAGCCCAATCCGAACCAAAACATCGAACCTACCCAATCTTCGACGGATCCAGACGGCCGACTGCAGTGTTCCGAGGCAACGTGTGCTCATGAGCAAACCAGGCCCGTCCCTCCCAACGCCGTAAAACAGCCGCCTGCTGATTCCACAACACAGAGGTACACGTATCAACCCTACAGCCGAGCAGGCTCCAGTGAGTATGCCCAGAGGATGGATGAGCAGCACTGTTACGCCTCAGATGACCCTCCTAGCTACGATGAAAGAGAGAGCTTCAGTCCGCTCTTGCTCCCCAATTTGACATCAGTGAGATCAAATCAGTATCAGGCCGCCTCCCGACCTCCTCCCTGTTCCTGCACAGCTGGCTACCCCTCTCCATGCGGTCCCACCCCTCCTCACAACCTCACCCCACCTGGCCAGCCACACTCTCCGGGCCACGCTTTACCTTATCAAGTGGCTCCGCCCCCTCTCCACCCCCACCACTGTAGAGCTGAACCTCAGCTTGGGTATCAGCCACGCTCTCCCAAATCAAGCCCCCTTGGTCCAAACCCTCCGCCATCCATGTACCAGTCTCTCCATCACTCGGCCGCCTGCGCCTCTCATCCCTCACTCATGCCGGCCTGCCCCGCTGAGCGCTCACTGCCGCCACAGCAGCATATTGGACCTCGGCGGCCTCCGGTTCACAGATCTCCCCATCAGCAGCCTCCCAGCCTAATTGGGGCTCCTTACAGCGATCCAGGCCACAGCCACTCTCCTGGCATACCTCCTATGGACCCTCAGTATCTATGCGGCCCCCAAAGCATGGGGCCCTCCTATGGTTCAGAATATGGTGGCGACAGCTCTAGTGTGTACTCGGAAAGTAGCTATGGACAGCCGCCACGCAGGGTTCTTCTGGATCCTGAAACAGGGAAGTATTTTTACATTGAGGTGCCCGTGCAGCCCCTTAGGAAAATGCTGTTTGACCCAGAGACCGGCCAGTATGTGGAGGTTCTCATCCCGCAGCAAGCAATGTCACATTCAGGCTTATACCCTCCTGCTGCAGCCCCCTACCCACCTCTCCACAATCCCAACATGTACGCCCCGGCTCCTCAGTACATGCCCTGTGCCGCTCCTCCTCCGTTAGCCCACCCGCAGGCTCAGCCGCAACCACCCCAATACCCTGAGGCCACTGCTGCACCTCCAATGCATCCAGGCGGGCCTGGGGTCAACTACAGGAATCCTTCAGGACAGGGATCCAAGCCAGAGCCCAAAAACCCCCCACCATTGGACCAAAGGTACTTGGAGAATATGTATTATGTATCAAGCATGATAAATGCAAGCCCAAATACCACCCCACCTGATTATTACCACAGACATCTTTCTAACTTACCCCCGACTGGGGGGAAAAGGTCCTGA